The following DNA comes from Occultella kanbiaonis.
GCACGTATTCCCGCCCTTCGGCGGCCAGGGCATGAACCTCGGCATTCAGGACGCAGTGAACCTGGCATGGCGGCTGGCAGCCGTCGCGCGCGGGGCCGAGCCCGTGCTGCTCGACGGTTACGAGCGCGAGCGGCGACCGGTTGCGGCCGCAACGATCAAGGACGTCGACGCCCGACGGCGGATGTACGCCATGCGGAATCCCATCGCGCGGGCGGCCCGTGACCTGCTGCTGCGCGCCGGCGGCAGGAGCGGACGTGCCGCGAGGCTGGGCAGCCTGCAGAACTCGCAGCTGGCTACGACCTATCGCGACCGAGTCGATGGCGGTGAGCGCGGACCGGAGCCGCGGCCCGGGGATCGGGCGCCCGACGGTCGCTTCGCGGGTGCCTCGGTGCACGAGCTGTTCGGAGCCGGCCACGCCACCGTGCTCGCGTTCGAGCCCGAGGCCGTCGGCGAGACGGTCAGCAAGGAGCCCAGTCTCTGGATCGCCACCGTACCCGGCCGCAACGGCGACCTGCGTGAGCGCTACGGCATCCCCGACGGCGAGCGCGGCTATGTGCTCGTGCGACCCGACGGCCACGTGGCCGAGCGGGGCGACGAACCCGCAGCGGCGCGGCTGGCGATCGAGGCTCAGTAGCACCTCCAGTCCGGATCGGGGTCGTTGCGCAGCGGTGAGAACTTCGATGTCATAGGGCCGTGAACGCAGACGGGGCCGAGCCGCCGGGTGTGCTGATCGGCCGTGGCCGGACGGCGGACGTGTTCGCGCTCGACGACGGCACCGTGCTGCGCCGCTACCGGGACGGCCAGAACGCCGAACCGGAGCTGGCGGTGCTCGGTCACCTCACCGGTCAGGGCTTCCCGGTCCCGCTGGTCCACTCGGCGAACGGCGGCGACCTGGTGATGGAGCGACTGCACGGGCCGACCATGCTCGGCGCCCTCGGCGCGGGTGAGGTGGACCTTGAGACGGCCATGACCGTGCTGGCCGACCTGCACCGCTCGCTGCGCGGGGTGCGCCCGCCGCCGGATGCCCGGGCGGCCGCCGGTCACGGGCTCATCCACCTGGACCTGCACCCGGACAACGTCATCATGGAGCCCGGCCGCGGCCCGGTCCTGATCGACTGGAACAACGTCGAGATCGGGCCCGGTGACCTGGACGTCGCGACGACCGCGGTGATCATGGCCGAGGTGGCCGTGAACCCCGACGGAGCCGACACCGTCGGCGCGTTGCACGACGAACTGGCCCGCGCCGTCGGGCTGTTCCTCGCCGCAGCCGGCGGCGACCCCCTCACCCACCTGGACGAGGCGGTGCGCCGGCGGGTCGGGAACGTGACCCTCTCCGAGGACGAGCGGCGCGCGGTCGTCCGCGCCGGCGACCTGGTCGCCGAGCTCGCGCGGTAGGGCGCCCGGTGCGGGACTCGGGGTTCGCTCAGCCCAGCAGCCGGCGGCTGATCGCATCGCGCAGGACGTCGGCGTGCAGCACGTCGTGCGTCTCGAGCTCGGCGACCGCCGTGTCCGGGTCGAGTTCGTTGACGGCGACGATGTGCTCGCCGTCCGCCGGGTCGGTGGGTGGTCCCGTCACCTCGACCTGCCCGACGGCGTAGGCCCAGTAGGCGTGCGGGTGCGGCTGGTCCGGCCGGTAGGGGTGGGGCCGTCGGCTGGTCGCCGCGTGGGCGGCGAACGTGACCGGCTCGGTCCGGAACACGGCACCGGCCTCCTCGAGGAGTTCCCGCCCCGCCAGTTCGGGCACCGACTCGCCCGGCTCGCGGGTGCCACCGGGCAGGAACCGCCAGCCCTCGATGCTGTGGCAGACCAACACGCGTCCGGCAGGGGTGATCGCGACCAGGTGCAACCGGGTGATGAGTTCCTCGGGCGGAGCCCCCCACCGGTACTGGATGTCCGCACCCGCGTACGGCACGAACCGAGGGGTGGCGAGCCGTGCCTGCCAGTCGGGATCGGTCACGGCGACGAGTATCGCAGGGCGCCCCGGGCGCCGGCCCTAGGCGCCTGCCAGTCCCAGGGTCTCGGCGGTGGCGCGCCGGATCTCCAGGGCCCAGTCGTCGTCGGTGTTCATCGACCGTCCGAGGGAGGGCACCAGCTCGCGCAGCGGTCCCGTCCAACCGTCGTACCGGTCGCCGAACGCCTCCTGCAGCAGCCGGATCATGACCGGAACCGCGGTCGAGGCGCCGGGTGAGGCACCGAGCAGCCCGGCGAGGTTGTTCCCGGGGGAGATCACGAGCTCGGTGCCGAACTGCAGGCCTCCTCGCCCGGTGGCGTCCCGGCCGATCACCTGGACCCGCTTGCCGGCGTCGATCATCTCCCAGTCGGCGTCGACGGCGCTGGGCATGAGGCCCCGCAGGGCCAGCATCTGCTTGTCGTGGGAGGCGGTGATCTCACGGATCAGGTACTTGAGGAGATCGAAGTTGTCCTTGGCCACGGTGAGCATCGGCCCGATGTTGCCGGGACGGATGCTCCGGAACAGGTCGAGGCGGGACCCGGACTTGAGGAACCGTGGGTCCCATCCGGCGAACGGACCGAAGAGCAGCGAGTCCTCGCCGTCCACGGTGCGGTGGTCCAGGTGCGGGGCGCCGAGCCCGGGCACCCCCTTCTCGGCCTTGCCATAGGCCTTCACGGGGTGGCTCGCGACGACCTCGGGAGTGCGGGTCCGCAGGAACTTCCCGCTCACCGGGAAGCCGCCGTAGCCGCTCGCCTCGGGGATCCCCGATCGCTGCAGGAGCCGCAGCGAGCCGCCGCCCGCACCGACGAACACGAACCGGGCCGGCGTGGTGGCGATCCCGGTCCGGGTGCGGTGCGTGATCATCCAGCCGTCGCCGTCGCGGCGCAGGTCGGTGACCCGGCTCCGCAGGTTCAGCTTCGCGCCGCGCGCGTCCAGGGCGTCGATGAGTGCGCGGGCCAGCGCGCCGTAGTCGACGTCGGTTCCGGACGCCTCGTAGGTCGCAGCGACGGGTTCACCCGGCGCCCTGCCGTCCACGAGTGCCCGGGACCACTCCCCGATCTGTGCCGGGTCGTCACTGAACTGCAGGTTCGCGAACAGCGGCTCCGTCCGGAGCGCGTCGTGCCACTGCCGCAGGTAGGCCACGTTCTCCGCGCCGGTCACGAACGCCAGGTGCGGTGTCGGGTTCACGAAACCCGGCGCAGCCGGGAGGATGCCGCGGGTGATGAGCGCGGACCAGAGCTGGCGGGTGACGTGGAACTGCTCGTTGATCGCGATGGACTTCGACACATCGATGCCACCACCCGGCAGCGGGGTCGCGTAGTCGAGCTCGCAGAAGCCGGCGTGGCCGGTGCCGGCGTTGTGCCAGGCGTTCGAGCTCTCCTGGGCCGCCCCGTCGAGGGACTCGAAGATCTCGATCGACCAGTCCGGCTCGAGGTGCTGGATCAGCGTGCCAAGTGTCGCGCTCATGATGCCGGCGCCGATCAGTGCGACGTCCGTGGTGCCTGAACCCATGGACGCAGCCTACGGACAAGCGCGGGGGTGGCCAGGATCCGGTCGACCCGTGGACAGCGGTCGGCGCGTCCTCGTGGCTCGTGCCGCCGGCGCGTTCCCGACGAGCGGGAGTCGGCTCAACGCTTGCGGCCGAAGGCGAAGTAGCTGATCGGGCCGACGAAGTTCACGAAACTCGCCGCCACCCAGGCGCCCTTGGGGCCGCGGACCTGATCCGCGGGCCGTCGCTTCAGGTCGACGAGTGCGGCCACGAGCAGGCCGATCTCCACCGCGGCGACACCGATGAGCGCTGCCTGCTGCCCCGTGGAGAGGTCCGTCCACCGCATCTTGTGCTGATCGTCTGGGTCCATTGCACCAGGTTACGACCGTTGGCTCGCTTCAGACCGACACCGGCTGGGCGGCGTCCTCGCGCTGCCGCACCGCGACGCCGTCGGGCCCTTCGAAGCGCCGTCCCCAGCCGGTGGCCACCGCAACGATCAGCACGAGCGTGAGCACCAACGGGTAGAACGTGGCTCCGAACAGCTGCACGGTCGACAGCGCCGGTGCCTGCTCGTGACCGCCGGTGAGGAGCGCACCGATGAACAGGAACGCGCTGAACACCGGGACCACGCAGGACACGCCCATCGCGAAGCAGTCCATCACGTTCGTGCGCCGGTACGGGTGGAGCTGCTGACGCGCCCCGATCTCGTCGGCGATCGGCCCGAAGGCGAGCATGGAGGCCGAGTTCACCCCGCCGAAGAGCACCGTCGTGGCGCTCACGCCGAGGCCGATCGCGGTCTCGGCGCCACGCGGGGTGCCGGCCAGCCGCCCCCGGGCGAGCGCGTCGACAATCCGGCTCAGCACGCCGCCGGCACGGAGCACGCCCATGATCCCGAACACGGAGATCACCAGGCAGACGGTGGGCAGCAACGACGCGACTCCGGTCACCAGGTAACCGGTGGGGGCGCCGTCGACGACCCCGAGCACACCGGACAATTCCAGGAGCCCGGAGAGCAGCGCGGTCGCCGTCCCCAGGATCAGTCCGACCGTCACGGCCAGGAAGATGTTCCGGGTGTAGAACGACACGGCGAGCAGCACGGCGATCGGGATCAGCATGAGCAGGCCGCGTGCGTCCGACGCCTCGGCGAGGTCGGCGCTGTCCACCGGACCTGCGCCGGTGCCCCCGAAGACCAGATAGGCGACGGCGCTGACGCCCGCGGCCACCAGCGCGTACCGGGCGCGGCTCGTGACGACTCCGCCGATGTCCGCGGCGCCGTCCTTGCGGCGGAAGCGCTGCGTGGAGGCGGAGATGATCGTGGTGTCGGAGATCGGCGCGAGGTTGTCGCCGAAGATCGCGCCGGAGACGATCGCGCCGGCCAGCAGCGTCGGGTCGGCGCCGAGGAGCACGCCTGCCGGGTAGAAGATCGGGAACGCGGTGAACATGGTGCCGATGGAGGACCCGGTGGCCATGGCGATCAGACAGCAGGCCAGGAACGTGAACAAGGTCAGCGCGGCACCGCTCAGACCGGCCTGGTCGGCGATCCAGACGAAGCCGCCCGAGACGTTCGAGTCCTTGATCAGCTGGCCGAGCATGCCGACCATGAACAGCACCATGACGATCGAGACCGCCGTCGGGGTCCCGATCCCGGCCATGACGGCGTCCCAGTACTTGCCGTAGTTGCGGGCCAGGAGCGCACCGATCAGGAGCGC
Coding sequences within:
- a CDS encoding PLD nuclease N-terminal domain-containing protein, with the translated sequence MDPDDQHKMRWTDLSTGQQAALIGVAAVEIGLLVAALVDLKRRPADQVRGPKGAWVAASFVNFVGPISYFAFGRKR
- a CDS encoding NUDIX domain-containing protein yields the protein MTDPDWQARLATPRFVPYAGADIQYRWGAPPEELITRLHLVAITPAGRVLVCHSIEGWRFLPGGTREPGESVPELAGRELLEEAGAVFRTEPVTFAAHAATSRRPHPYRPDQPHPHAYWAYAVGQVEVTGPPTDPADGEHIVAVNELDPDTAVAELETHDVLHADVLRDAISRRLLG
- the mqo gene encoding malate dehydrogenase (quinone), which produces MGSGTTDVALIGAGIMSATLGTLIQHLEPDWSIEIFESLDGAAQESSNAWHNAGTGHAGFCELDYATPLPGGGIDVSKSIAINEQFHVTRQLWSALITRGILPAAPGFVNPTPHLAFVTGAENVAYLRQWHDALRTEPLFANLQFSDDPAQIGEWSRALVDGRAPGEPVAATYEASGTDVDYGALARALIDALDARGAKLNLRSRVTDLRRDGDGWMITHRTRTGIATTPARFVFVGAGGGSLRLLQRSGIPEASGYGGFPVSGKFLRTRTPEVVASHPVKAYGKAEKGVPGLGAPHLDHRTVDGEDSLLFGPFAGWDPRFLKSGSRLDLFRSIRPGNIGPMLTVAKDNFDLLKYLIREITASHDKQMLALRGLMPSAVDADWEMIDAGKRVQVIGRDATGRGGLQFGTELVISPGNNLAGLLGASPGASTAVPVMIRLLQEAFGDRYDGWTGPLRELVPSLGRSMNTDDDWALEIRRATAETLGLAGA
- a CDS encoding Na+/H+ antiporter NhaC family protein, which produces MNDEPELTFRGGWMMAFVPVAIFLIFCVLYFVVLDAFDMTALATGGFIALLIGALLARNYGKYWDAVMAGIGTPTAVSIVMVLFMVGMLGQLIKDSNVSGGFVWIADQAGLSGAALTLFTFLACCLIAMATGSSIGTMFTAFPIFYPAGVLLGADPTLLAGAIVSGAIFGDNLAPISDTTIISASTQRFRRKDGAADIGGVVTSRARYALVAAGVSAVAYLVFGGTGAGPVDSADLAEASDARGLLMLIPIAVLLAVSFYTRNIFLAVTVGLILGTATALLSGLLELSGVLGVVDGAPTGYLVTGVASLLPTVCLVISVFGIMGVLRAGGVLSRIVDALARGRLAGTPRGAETAIGLGVSATTVLFGGVNSASMLAFGPIADEIGARQQLHPYRRTNVMDCFAMGVSCVVPVFSAFLFIGALLTGGHEQAPALSTVQLFGATFYPLVLTLVLIVAVATGWGRRFEGPDGVAVRQREDAAQPVSV
- a CDS encoding phosphotransferase encodes the protein MNADGAEPPGVLIGRGRTADVFALDDGTVLRRYRDGQNAEPELAVLGHLTGQGFPVPLVHSANGGDLVMERLHGPTMLGALGAGEVDLETAMTVLADLHRSLRGVRPPPDARAAAGHGLIHLDLHPDNVIMEPGRGPVLIDWNNVEIGPGDLDVATTAVIMAEVAVNPDGADTVGALHDELARAVGLFLAAAGGDPLTHLDEAVRRRVGNVTLSEDERRAVVRAGDLVAELAR